The Puntigrus tetrazona isolate hp1 chromosome 9, ASM1883169v1, whole genome shotgun sequence genome includes the window TTCatgtctttaaaacaaaaattctacatttaacAGAGTTTTCTTCTAGAACAAGAAATGTAAGAAGTATGTCGTTAAAACAGCCCATCAAtggtttataaataattttacaaagttatgaaaacacattttatgtgtagagaaatcaaatataatttgtaaaatgtttacaaaattttgtaaaaatatatatttttgcaactaTTCTAGTTATAAGCAAACAGTAATGAAGCAACATGCTACAAAAATGCCACTCAAAtagttttttcattaaatgaaatatttgtcaTCTGCATAGACAATCACTTTGCCCTAGACTTGAAGGTTGTTATTGGGACTTTATTGGGACGTCTGACTATTAAACCAACAGGCACTTTAAtgacattgcattttaaatgcatagacTTTAACATGGAGGTGGTCCCCGCTTTGCAGCTATAGCAGCGTCCACAAGACTGTGGAGTTTTTCTGTGGAAATGTTTACCTGTTTATCCGATAGAGCATTTCTGAGGTCATACAGTTGGATAAGTGTTGGACAAGAAGGCCTGTCTTACAATCTCTGGTCCAGTTGAACCCAAATAAGTTTGAAAGGGATTGTGTGGCCCAGTCAAGAACTTCCACCCCAAACTCATCCAAGCATATCTTATGGACCTTGCCTTGTCCACTGGAATATGAAAGGGCCTTCCTAAATCTGAAGCATTAAGATTTCCTTTCACTTAAATAAGGGGCTGAGCCTAACTCCTGAAAATCAGGCCCATAATATTATCCCTCCCTGCCCAAACtactcaatgcatttaggcgGGTAAGGTTCTTCTAGCATCTGCCAAACCCAGAATTGTTCAACAGACTACTATTCATGATTCCAGACTCTACTCCACTCCAGCTAACACATGACACTGTTCTTGGTGAACTACACGGCCATGGAAACCCACTGCATAAAGCTCCTGCTGATCTCCTATCAGAAGCAAACAAGAAATTTGTTTTGGTTACATAAGCATCAGGACATTTCCTGCTTaacatgtctttgttttttttattctcaacaGGAAGAACTAATAAGAGAACAAAACAGAGTTATGTTACCAAGACTGGAGCCACTTGTAAAGTACTGCTTTGAAGTAGAGATTCTGTATTCAAACAATACAAGTCAGACCAGCAACGTCACATGTTTAACCAACACCCAAAGCAGTAAGCAAACCAGCTGCATGTTTACAAAATGATGTTTGCAGTGTTGTACACATTTACTGAATGTAACCCTTGATTTTAACATCCTGTGTTGTTACGTCTGCTCAGATGAAGTTGAACCGTGGCTTATAGCAGTTGTGCTCCTGGTCAGTTTTCTGGTGGTGTTAGTTGCTGTTGTCCTGATCTTTCTGGTTGTGTGGTTTGGCTATAGAGGATGCAGAATAATCTTCCCTGATGCTGAACTGCCAGAGGACCTAAAAAGGGTAAAGAAAGAATAAGAGAGGCAAAGAATAATGAACTGCTTTCTGTTACTCACTTTCTCTGCCTATTCTCTTAAAGTTTTTGTCACAACGTTCCAAGTCTTCGATACTTTCAACCATTCAGGAGAGCACGGTGAAGGAGTACTTTTGTGAGCTGAGGATATTGCACAAGGAGCCAAACAGTTGTCTGGACAGTCAGCAGATAGAAGGACCAATAAGGATTCAGACACATAAGAACGAGTGTTGCATAGGAGCCAACATAAAACAGAGCAGTGAGGAGAAATCTGAAAAGATTATGACAACAGAACAGAGCCTTTGCTTGCTAAAATGAGACTGTAGTAGTACTGTTCTTATAATCAATGattattgatcatttatttttagctattcTGTGAAAAaggcaaaagaaataaaatattataaaataaaatgactttttaataaatgctgtttttcatttgatgCCTAGTGTATTGGCACTGTGATTATTATTTCAGAGCAAGCATTTGTGCAATGCAGAAACAAACCTTGAAGTAGCAGAATAGCTTATGCTTTCTGATGATAACTTGTTTTATATCTTGCTGGTTTTAGATAGGGATGGCTGACTTCAAGATTTTTCACAACACTGCTCCGAAATGCGCAGTGTTCAAAGCtaagtcaaataaaatttaaataaaatatgccaaaaaataaataaataaatatatatatatatatatatatatatatatatatatatatatgtatatatatatatatatatatgtatgtatatgtgtatatatatatatatatatatatatatatatatatatatatataatgacaatgGAGAATTCTTTGAGGTACcaatcactgaaaaaaaaaatgattttctctTATATAGAATGTCTTGATTGTTCCAAATTAAGTACCAGTGCAGAGAAAGTGTGCTTAAAGATTAATTTTCATGCAAGTAATTCCTGTTTATGAAATTTAGATTGTATTCAGATCAGATATTACAGCTCAATAGGAAAGGCAGACCATCTAAAGACCACTGAAAAGAAGTAATTGTGGATAAAAGTCCAGATTGAGTTTGGATTACACAAAAACTACCTAGTCcaattgtttttgaaagtgtTCTTGAAAGAAGAGAAATCAAGGAAATTGAACCCACCATACTCATACATGTTCATTATTACTTAATGTTTTTCCCAAACAAA containing:
- the LOC122351657 gene encoding interleukin-10 receptor subunit beta-like isoform X1 — encoded protein: MMSTLSRLSVVLLLYIVTAVLSEKVPTPENVRVISLDMGFVLEWDPPQSTKNKLFNYTAEISGWNNIYEPVCLSSSSLSCDFTDNISIFGTYQLRVQAELHGETSDWVETKHLSVDQITKISAPRVQLRSRKGQTEIDITDPLLKKKNLREVFDNISYLIRFWKNGETKKEELIREQNRVMLPRLEPLVKYCFEVEILYSNNTSQTSNVTCLTNTQSNEVEPWLIAVVLLVSFLVVLVAVVLIFLVVWFGYRGCRIIFPDAELPEDLKRFLSQRSKSSILSTIQESTVKEYFCELRILHKEPNSCLDSQQIEGPIRIQTHKNECCIGANIKQSSEEKSEKIMTTEQSLCLLK
- the LOC122351657 gene encoding interleukin-10 receptor subunit beta-like isoform X2 produces the protein MMSTLSRLSVVLLLYIVTAEKVPTPENVRVISLDMGFVLEWDPPQSTKNKLFNYTAEISGWNNIYEPVCLSSSSLSCDFTDNISIFGTYQLRVQAELHGETSDWVETKHLSVDQITKISAPRVQLRSRKGQTEIDITDPLLKKKNLREVFDNISYLIRFWKNGETKKEELIREQNRVMLPRLEPLVKYCFEVEILYSNNTSQTSNVTCLTNTQSNEVEPWLIAVVLLVSFLVVLVAVVLIFLVVWFGYRGCRIIFPDAELPEDLKRFLSQRSKSSILSTIQESTVKEYFCELRILHKEPNSCLDSQQIEGPIRIQTHKNECCIGANIKQSSEEKSEKIMTTEQSLCLLK